One window of Candidatus Nitrospira kreftii genomic DNA carries:
- a CDS encoding putative Sulfotransferase, giving the protein MGLLNRVLGNAKRVVANRKRSLLKFTTPAWGVPNPKDSDVYLVSYPKSGNTWMRYLMAYAIWPDLAEIDLIEMGAYMPSVGLKNDSDMMRDPNSPCNRLKYRIIKEHKPYNQLARQYIKRAIYIARDGRDAMVSYWHFCNQRDGTAIPFSEFIELSAKPEHSYGEWRVHLMGWMNATLDAKLVLRYEDLIADTAGSLRQALEFVEVEVSEAALANAVERASFSSMRKLEKTKGFNLEMLKKVEFVREGKIGSWQDVFGPGDLERFCRFHGGCVSELGYSW; this is encoded by the coding sequence TTGGGTCTGCTTAATAGAGTTCTTGGTAATGCCAAACGTGTGGTAGCCAATCGCAAGAGGAGTCTGCTCAAATTTACCACCCCTGCTTGGGGGGTACCAAATCCCAAGGACTCTGACGTGTACCTCGTTTCTTATCCCAAATCTGGCAACACGTGGATGCGCTATCTCATGGCTTATGCGATATGGCCAGATCTTGCAGAGATCGATTTGATCGAGATGGGTGCGTATATGCCTAGTGTCGGATTGAAAAATGATTCTGACATGATGCGAGATCCAAACTCTCCATGCAATCGACTTAAGTATCGCATCATCAAGGAGCATAAACCGTACAACCAGCTTGCCAGGCAATACATTAAACGTGCAATCTACATCGCTCGCGATGGGAGAGATGCCATGGTTTCGTATTGGCATTTCTGCAACCAGCGCGATGGTACAGCGATCCCGTTCAGTGAATTCATAGAGCTTTCGGCAAAGCCCGAACATTCCTATGGAGAGTGGAGAGTTCATCTAATGGGATGGATGAACGCGACTTTGGATGCGAAGTTGGTGCTTCGCTACGAAGATTTGATCGCAGACACTGCGGGTAGCTTGAGACAGGCATTGGAGTTTGTCGAAGTTGAAGTGTCTGAGGCTGCTTTAGCCAATGCTGTTGAGCGAGCTTCATTCAGCTCCATGCGCAAGCTGGAAAAGACGAAGGGATTTAATTTAGAGATGCTTAAAAAAGTCGAATTTGTACGAGAAGGCAAAATTGGATCATGGCAGGATGTATTTGGCCCAGGGGATTTAGAAAGGTTTTGTCGGTTCCATGGTGGTTGCGTGTCAGAGCTAGGCTATTCCTGGTAA
- a CDS encoding hypothetical protein (conserved protein of unknown function), whose amino-acid sequence MISPVPKLLSIVTTRFVARRFSAFTIGPDTDLLPWRLRGGSRCRLSIGEHCVVRSLVVFERENVAISIGNRCFLGKGVVSIAEGVEIGNDVLISWGVIITDHNSHSLKFSERQRDVGDWRVSHKTWIGVKVGKVVIQDKAWIGFNAIILKGVTIGEGAIVGAGSVVSKDVPPFTLVAGNPARVVRELGSDER is encoded by the coding sequence GTGATCAGTCCCGTTCCTAAGCTGCTATCAATAGTTACCACAAGGTTTGTTGCGCGCCGATTTAGCGCATTCACCATTGGACCCGATACCGATCTGCTTCCCTGGCGCCTTCGAGGCGGTTCACGGTGTCGACTATCGATCGGTGAACACTGTGTCGTAAGGAGTCTCGTCGTATTTGAACGAGAGAATGTAGCCATATCTATAGGCAATCGTTGCTTTCTTGGTAAGGGAGTCGTTTCAATTGCAGAAGGTGTCGAGATCGGGAATGATGTCTTGATCTCCTGGGGGGTTATCATTACAGACCATAATTCACATAGCTTGAAGTTCTCTGAGCGTCAGCGGGATGTCGGAGACTGGCGAGTTTCTCATAAGACCTGGATAGGGGTGAAGGTCGGAAAAGTTGTCATTCAAGATAAGGCGTGGATCGGATTTAATGCAATTATCCTGAAAGGTGTGACGATTGGCGAAGGCGCCATTGTGGGGGCAGGCAGTGTGGTGAGCAAGGACGTTCCTCCGTTTACGCTGGTTGCCGGCAATCCAGCCAGAGTTGTTCGCGAACTTGGTTCAGATGAGCGGTAG
- a CDS encoding Membrane protein involved in the export of O-antigen and teichoic acid, with translation MTPLVQKATSATKWSALDVFMRQGVQFVVTVILARILVPEDFGIIAVLTLFIGVATVFADCGLGSALVQRQNTTHTDESTVFFFNIGMGAVCGALLCMAAPWIASFFDQPLLQYLSYAMALNLFVGTFGSIHTTLLNKEMNFQTTTKVGGVSSVLAGAVAIYMASQGYGVWSLVGHTVVSGIVTVVLLWVVHPWRPGLSFSSASLRSLFRFGGYEMVSTLLDVFVTNLYAILIGKMYSVRDVGLFARARNTQLVPVTMMLSIVQRVAYSTFSSVSDDKARLVRGLRQAQAVAMFVNLPIMVGVIVLAEPLVLILFGEQWLPCVPMLQVLGLGGVLWPLSILNLNVLRAQGHSGLRLRIEVIKKVVAISLTVAASYYGIMAIAWAQVVISVCTYYANTHYTKVLLAYSGCCQLRDLSMNFVAVVPMATAVYLMADVMHTMPVIEILVAGTLGFGIYLLTCRFLCAELLNQSLVLTGVRTNPVQT, from the coding sequence ATGACGCCGTTGGTTCAAAAGGCAACGAGTGCCACGAAGTGGAGCGCCCTCGATGTGTTTATGCGGCAAGGTGTGCAGTTCGTTGTTACCGTCATTCTAGCCCGGATTCTGGTTCCGGAGGATTTTGGGATTATTGCTGTGCTGACTCTTTTCATCGGTGTGGCCACTGTCTTCGCTGACTGCGGTTTAGGCTCAGCGTTGGTTCAGCGACAGAACACTACGCATACAGATGAATCGACTGTATTTTTTTTCAATATTGGGATGGGTGCCGTGTGTGGGGCACTCCTGTGTATGGCAGCGCCGTGGATTGCGAGCTTCTTTGATCAGCCATTGCTACAATATCTGTCGTATGCCATGGCATTGAATCTATTCGTCGGCACCTTCGGTTCCATTCACACCACCCTCCTCAATAAAGAGATGAATTTCCAGACCACGACCAAAGTGGGTGGAGTCAGTTCTGTTCTGGCAGGAGCAGTGGCTATTTACATGGCTAGTCAGGGATATGGCGTGTGGAGTCTAGTTGGTCACACAGTGGTTTCGGGCATTGTTACCGTAGTCTTGCTGTGGGTTGTGCATCCGTGGCGCCCTGGCTTGAGTTTCAGCAGTGCATCATTGCGATCCTTGTTCCGCTTTGGTGGGTACGAGATGGTATCGACTTTGCTGGATGTCTTCGTTACCAATCTTTATGCAATCCTCATTGGTAAAATGTATTCGGTTCGCGATGTCGGATTATTCGCCCGAGCCAGAAATACGCAACTGGTGCCGGTCACGATGATGCTGAGCATCGTCCAACGAGTAGCCTACTCGACGTTTTCGTCAGTATCTGACGATAAAGCCCGTCTCGTCAGAGGGCTGCGGCAGGCACAGGCGGTGGCCATGTTTGTCAACTTGCCGATCATGGTCGGCGTCATCGTGCTGGCCGAGCCACTTGTATTGATATTATTCGGCGAGCAATGGCTTCCCTGTGTGCCGATGCTACAAGTGCTAGGGTTAGGGGGAGTTTTGTGGCCACTGAGCATTCTGAATTTGAATGTATTAAGAGCGCAGGGGCATTCGGGTTTGAGGCTCAGGATCGAGGTCATTAAAAAAGTGGTTGCCATTAGCCTGACTGTCGCGGCCAGTTATTATGGGATCATGGCTATTGCGTGGGCACAGGTCGTGATCTCGGTATGCACGTATTATGCGAATACGCATTACACCAAAGTCCTGTTGGCTTATAGCGGGTGTTGCCAATTGCGTGATTTGTCGATGAACTTTGTAGCCGTCGTTCCAATGGCTACGGCTGTGTATCTAATGGCCGATGTCATGCACACAATGCCGGTTATTGAGATTCTCGTCGCCGGCACTCTTGGCTTCGGCATATATTTGTTGACCTGTCGTTTTTTGTGCGCGGAGTTATTGAACCAAAGTCTAGTCCTGACAGGGGTGAGGACGAACCCTGTTCAGACTTGA
- a CDS encoding hypothetical protein (conserved protein of unknown function) translates to MFGDGGYQNSGTNQTVGLHWYALRTKSRHEKIVRDQLDKQGIQPLLPTVKRLSQWKDRKKEIEIPLFSGYCFVRFSQQEKAPVQKVTGVVGIVGTGSRPEPIPEQEIDALRRLIASVLPYDPHPYLHEGMKVEVVRGPLQGVHGILLRKEKRHRLVIGVRLIEQAAAVEIDVKDVVAV, encoded by the coding sequence GTGTTCGGAGATGGTGGCTATCAGAATAGCGGGACGAACCAAACGGTCGGTCTTCATTGGTACGCCCTACGTACGAAGTCCCGTCATGAAAAAATCGTGAGGGATCAGCTTGACAAGCAGGGCATTCAACCATTACTGCCGACCGTGAAGCGATTAAGCCAATGGAAAGATCGAAAGAAGGAAATTGAGATCCCGTTGTTTTCCGGGTATTGTTTCGTTCGATTTTCGCAACAGGAAAAAGCGCCGGTACAGAAAGTCACGGGTGTCGTCGGCATCGTCGGGACCGGAAGCCGACCTGAACCGATTCCAGAGCAAGAAATCGACGCGCTCCGCCGCCTCATCGCGAGTGTTCTTCCGTATGATCCTCACCCCTATCTCCATGAAGGAATGAAAGTGGAAGTTGTTCGAGGCCCCTTGCAGGGGGTTCATGGAATTCTGCTGCGAAAAGAAAAGCGACATCGGCTTGTGATCGGTGTTCGGTTGATCGAGCAAGCAGCGGCGGTCGAAATCGATGTGAAGGATGTGGTGGCGGTATGA
- a CDS encoding UDP-glucose 4-epimerase, with product MTTVWITGGKGFIGRHLARLVSLRGERVCGIGHGLWPAAEAGKWGYTNWCNGEIEAVNLSQLARGSGVPDFVYHLAGGSSVGTSFQYPREDFCRSVDSTSRLLEWIRLNAPDAHMVCASSAAVYGAAFADPIPEHASLSPFSPYGSHKAMMEDLCRAYAENFGLHIVIVRLFSVYGAGLEKQLIWDLCSKLARGGDSSVVLGGTGEELRDWLHVSDAAALLWLARAECHESCHVVNGGTGIATSIREVARMVCEAWGGGASAEFSGIARVGDPPCLVADCTRAIRLGFKPGVMLAQGIHETVGWFKAGHKTCALPST from the coding sequence ATGACGACGGTCTGGATCACCGGCGGCAAAGGGTTCATCGGCAGGCATTTGGCCAGGTTGGTTTCCCTGCGAGGTGAACGGGTCTGTGGGATCGGACATGGGTTATGGCCGGCTGCGGAAGCGGGGAAATGGGGGTACACTAATTGGTGCAACGGCGAGATCGAGGCAGTCAATCTAAGCCAGCTCGCTCGTGGCTCCGGAGTGCCGGATTTTGTGTACCACTTGGCAGGCGGCTCCTCAGTCGGCACATCCTTTCAGTATCCCCGTGAAGATTTTTGCCGTTCGGTCGACAGTACTTCGCGTCTCCTCGAATGGATTCGGCTCAATGCACCGGATGCACACATGGTCTGTGCATCCAGCGCTGCTGTCTATGGTGCGGCATTTGCCGACCCGATTCCAGAGCATGCAAGCCTATCCCCCTTTTCGCCGTACGGTTCGCATAAGGCGATGATGGAAGATTTGTGCCGGGCTTATGCGGAAAATTTCGGCCTTCATATTGTGATTGTTCGCTTGTTCTCCGTGTATGGAGCGGGGTTGGAAAAGCAGTTGATCTGGGACTTGTGTAGCAAACTAGCAAGAGGTGGGGATAGCTCGGTGGTCTTGGGCGGTACCGGAGAAGAGTTGCGTGATTGGTTGCATGTCTCGGATGCGGCAGCGCTTCTTTGGTTGGCTCGTGCCGAATGCCACGAAAGTTGTCATGTGGTCAACGGAGGCACGGGCATTGCCACCTCAATTCGCGAGGTGGCAAGAATGGTCTGCGAGGCCTGGGGTGGGGGCGCCAGCGCCGAATTTAGCGGGATCGCACGAGTTGGTGACCCGCCTTGTCTGGTCGCAGATTGCACGAGAGCGATTCGGCTTGGGTTTAAACCTGGGGTGATGCTTGCCCAGGGCATTCATGAAACTGTGGGCTGGTTTAAAGCAGGGCATAAGACATGCGCGTTGCCTTCAACTTGA
- a CDS encoding Glycosyltransferase, whose product MADSSGHDRQAVPVIHIAALMTCHDRVASTTQSVRSLKSQTVSGVSVDLFLVDDGSSDGTAQAVLEVFPQATILTGEGNLYWCGGVRWAFKEAICKEYDFYFWLNDDTILDQGALARMLDTYRTASQVACDAAIIVGSTRDPRTGLFTYGGWRRYLTPTGLISWRQTPPRMDVPLSCDTMNGNCVLISKSVVDRIGNIDAVFVHNMGDLDYGLRATKSGCRIYIAPGYCGTCASNDRPVARAERKLPLSMCWKQLLGPKGFPVKAWGVFTYRHKGPLWFLAWLKPYVLFWFKSISRLQKDS is encoded by the coding sequence ATGGCTGATAGCAGTGGGCATGATCGGCAAGCTGTGCCTGTCATCCATATCGCAGCCCTTATGACCTGCCATGACAGGGTTGCCTCTACCACTCAAAGTGTTCGTTCCTTGAAGTCTCAAACGGTTTCAGGAGTATCTGTCGATCTGTTTCTTGTCGATGATGGGTCTAGCGACGGAACGGCGCAAGCGGTCCTCGAGGTCTTCCCTCAAGCCACGATCCTCACCGGAGAAGGAAACTTGTATTGGTGCGGGGGCGTACGCTGGGCATTTAAAGAAGCCATCTGCAAGGAGTACGACTTCTACTTCTGGCTCAACGACGACACCATTCTTGATCAGGGGGCGTTAGCACGGATGCTTGATACGTATCGGACGGCTTCTCAGGTCGCATGCGATGCCGCCATTATTGTTGGCAGCACGCGTGACCCGAGGACGGGTCTGTTTACTTACGGAGGATGGAGGCGATACCTCACACCAACAGGGTTGATATCATGGAGGCAAACTCCTCCTCGTATGGATGTGCCGCTTTCGTGCGATACGATGAACGGCAACTGTGTGTTGATATCAAAATCCGTCGTTGATCGCATCGGAAACATTGATGCGGTTTTTGTACACAATATGGGCGACCTCGATTATGGTTTGCGAGCGACCAAGAGTGGCTGCCGAATCTATATTGCGCCAGGGTACTGTGGAACGTGTGCAAGCAATGACCGGCCCGTTGCGCGAGCAGAAAGAAAGTTGCCTCTCTCAATGTGTTGGAAGCAGTTACTCGGACCGAAGGGTTTCCCAGTCAAGGCATGGGGGGTATTTACCTATCGCCATAAAGGTCCCCTGTGGTTTCTGGCTTGGTTGAAGCCCTATGTTCTTTTCTGGTTCAAATCGATTTCGAGATTACAGAAGGATAGCTAG
- a CDS encoding SAM-dependent methyltransferase — protein sequence MSGRYVSWEEAVAWLATQPDKQELVRDCYFDSSPEDAAERYSRSDEWKAIVVWLPSSPGLALDVGAGRGIASYALAKAGWTVVAIEPDSSNFVGRGAIQSIAQSKRLPIEVVEEFGERLPRESASFDLVLARQVLHHARDLNVLCAEVFRVLKPGGRFIAVRDHVITSLDDLPSFLQDHPLHQLYGGEHAYQSSQYLDALRSAGFRVEQIFRSFDSVINYAPHTRDSLRNELQRRLDRLPLGSLAGRCLYLDPILDLALAILSRVDQRPGRLYSFICSKPWQ from the coding sequence ATGAGCGGTAGATATGTTTCCTGGGAAGAGGCGGTGGCGTGGCTGGCTACGCAACCCGATAAACAGGAATTGGTCCGGGATTGTTACTTCGATTCATCACCGGAAGACGCAGCTGAGCGTTATTCACGAAGCGACGAGTGGAAGGCGATCGTTGTATGGCTGCCGTCTAGCCCTGGACTTGCGTTGGATGTGGGGGCTGGGCGTGGCATTGCCAGCTATGCATTGGCAAAAGCGGGTTGGACGGTTGTGGCGATAGAACCTGATTCCAGCAATTTTGTTGGAAGAGGAGCCATTCAGTCGATTGCACAGTCCAAGAGGCTGCCGATCGAGGTGGTAGAGGAGTTTGGCGAGCGTCTACCTCGTGAATCAGCTTCATTCGATCTTGTGCTAGCCCGGCAAGTGTTACACCATGCGCGTGATTTGAATGTATTGTGTGCAGAAGTGTTTCGCGTTTTAAAGCCAGGAGGCAGATTCATCGCTGTTCGGGACCATGTGATCACATCGTTGGACGATCTTCCCTCGTTCCTGCAGGATCATCCGCTTCATCAGCTCTACGGTGGGGAACATGCCTATCAATCAAGCCAATATCTGGATGCGCTCCGGTCTGCGGGTTTCCGTGTGGAACAGATATTCCGGTCATTCGACAGCGTCATCAATTATGCGCCTCACACCCGGGACTCGTTGCGGAATGAATTGCAGCGAAGACTCGATCGACTGCCGTTGGGTAGTCTCGCGGGACGGTGCCTCTATCTTGACCCAATTCTGGATCTCGCGTTGGCCATCCTCTCGCGAGTCGACCAGCGTCCGGGACGGTTATATTCGTTCATCTGCAGTAAACCTTGGCAGTAA
- a CDS encoding hypothetical protein (conserved protein of unknown function) produces MVPLPTDDQLAAYYRVYSRDNKVELSQGLGSRHPNLRGLFHWLSGDVDPRDFVQIPTGSRVLDYGCGHAGYLRDFHHRGVAISGAEIAEYAVEVCRNQGYDVHKVEDFSRIPFPAREFDVVYLMQVFEHLRDPHEFLRELARILRPGGMLYLAVPNAASVWRKVFKSNWVSGWFAPFHLFHYTRGALQALAEQYGFELMNTWSRTPESWFRLNIKACLYPKEHQLDWYRNWLDATPMRYMLMFILRVLELPCREKDCLVVQFRKR; encoded by the coding sequence ATGGTACCGCTGCCGACAGATGATCAGTTGGCTGCGTATTACCGAGTGTATTCACGGGATAATAAAGTCGAGTTGTCGCAGGGATTGGGTTCACGGCACCCAAATCTCAGAGGACTGTTTCATTGGTTAAGTGGCGATGTCGATCCCCGAGATTTTGTGCAGATTCCGACCGGATCGCGAGTCTTAGATTATGGCTGTGGCCATGCCGGTTATCTGAGAGATTTCCACCATCGCGGAGTGGCGATATCAGGGGCCGAGATTGCTGAATATGCGGTGGAGGTATGTCGGAATCAGGGCTACGATGTACACAAGGTGGAGGATTTCTCGCGTATTCCTTTCCCGGCGCGTGAGTTTGATGTTGTCTACCTCATGCAGGTATTTGAGCATCTTCGCGACCCCCATGAGTTTCTTCGGGAGCTTGCCAGGATCCTGAGACCCGGTGGGATGCTCTATCTGGCCGTCCCCAATGCGGCAAGTGTTTGGCGCAAAGTGTTCAAGAGCAACTGGGTCAGTGGATGGTTTGCGCCCTTTCATCTATTTCATTACACACGCGGCGCATTGCAAGCATTGGCGGAGCAATATGGGTTTGAATTGATGAACACTTGGAGCCGCACGCCAGAATCTTGGTTCCGGCTTAACATCAAAGCCTGTCTTTATCCAAAAGAACATCAATTGGATTGGTATCGGAATTGGTTGGATGCGACGCCCATGCGGTACATGCTGATGTTCATATTGCGCGTCCTTGAATTGCCCTGTCGGGAAAAAGATTGTCTGGTTGTGCAGTTCAGAAAACGCTAA
- a CDS encoding hypothetical protein (conserved protein of unknown function) yields MALAPVALFVYNRPDHTRRTVQALEANALAGETPLHVFSDAHRNEAARRSVEEVRSYIRTITGFKSVTIIERVTNFGLARSIIEGVTRLCDAFGRVIVLEDDLVISPHFLSYMNDALTRYEHHDQVMQISGYMFPVEVDIHEDALLLPFITSWGWATWSRAWRNFDAEATGYERLVENRLLRDRFNLAGHYDYFKMLRAYRDGAVDSWAIRWYLSVFMRDGLALFPKKTLVSNLGFDGSGVNCAVSKIEQSPLDMGFQVLSMPQQIKASEAQAALLDHMPVPTLSVASLVHRLLDRLKRFTLFRFTCVS; encoded by the coding sequence GTGGCGCTCGCCCCTGTTGCCCTCTTCGTTTACAACCGTCCTGATCACACCAGGCGGACCGTACAGGCGCTGGAGGCCAATGCGCTTGCCGGTGAGACTCCGCTCCATGTGTTTTCCGATGCGCATAGAAACGAAGCAGCTCGTCGATCGGTTGAAGAAGTTCGGTCTTATATCCGAACGATTACCGGTTTCAAGTCGGTCACGATCATCGAGCGCGTGACCAACTTTGGTTTGGCTCGTTCCATAATCGAGGGAGTGACCAGGCTATGCGATGCGTTTGGCCGCGTGATTGTATTGGAAGATGATTTGGTCATCTCGCCGCATTTTTTATCGTACATGAACGATGCGCTGACGCGCTATGAACATCACGATCAGGTCATGCAAATCTCCGGATACATGTTTCCGGTTGAAGTGGATATCCATGAAGATGCGTTGCTGCTACCCTTTATTACCTCATGGGGTTGGGCAACGTGGAGTCGTGCCTGGCGGAATTTTGATGCTGAGGCAACGGGCTACGAAAGATTGGTCGAAAATCGTTTGCTGAGAGATCGATTCAACTTAGCTGGTCATTATGACTACTTTAAAATGCTCAGAGCCTACCGAGACGGGGCAGTGGATTCTTGGGCGATCCGCTGGTATCTGAGCGTATTTATGCGTGACGGACTTGCCTTGTTCCCTAAGAAAACCTTGGTGAGTAATCTGGGTTTTGACGGAAGCGGTGTGAATTGTGCAGTGAGCAAGATCGAACAGTCTCCACTGGACATGGGGTTTCAAGTATTGTCTATGCCGCAGCAGATCAAGGCCTCTGAGGCGCAAGCCGCCTTGTTGGATCATATGCCTGTTCCAACGCTGAGCGTTGCTTCTCTGGTTCATCGATTACTTGATCGTCTCAAACGATTCACCCTTTTTCGATTTACGTGCGTGTCGTGA
- a CDS encoding Adenylyl-sulfate kinase: MSVKPNQHSLRTASSASKNVVWHHATVTRARREVQNGHRSAIVWFTGLSGSGKSTLAHAVEDHLHQRGCRSFVLDGDNVRHGLCGDLGFSAQDRQENIRRIGEMAKLFMEAGVIVLTAFISPYRADRERVRGMVECGDFIEIYCDAPIEVCEARDVKGMYKKARAGLISEFTGISSPYEIPENPEITVETGRFDLDVCVQQVMGEMERCGLAKLKGVEPESKREL, translated from the coding sequence ATGTCGGTTAAACCCAATCAGCACTCACTACGCACCGCCTCTTCGGCCTCAAAGAACGTCGTATGGCATCACGCCACTGTGACGCGCGCGCGGCGTGAAGTGCAAAACGGGCATCGCAGCGCGATCGTCTGGTTCACCGGATTGTCCGGTTCCGGAAAGTCGACGCTGGCCCATGCGGTCGAAGATCATTTGCATCAGCGTGGGTGCCGTTCCTTTGTGCTGGACGGCGACAACGTGCGTCATGGATTGTGCGGCGACCTGGGTTTCTCAGCCCAAGACCGCCAAGAAAACATTAGGCGTATCGGCGAAATGGCCAAGTTGTTCATGGAAGCGGGCGTGATCGTGCTGACCGCGTTTATCTCGCCGTACCGTGCAGACCGCGAACGTGTGCGTGGTATGGTCGAGTGCGGCGACTTCATTGAGATCTATTGCGACGCACCGATCGAAGTTTGCGAGGCACGGGATGTAAAGGGTATGTACAAGAAGGCCCGCGCCGGACTCATCTCAGAATTTACGGGCATTTCATCGCCGTATGAAATACCGGAGAATCCCGAGATCACCGTGGAGACAGGTCGATTCGATCTGGATGTGTGTGTGCAGCAGGTTATGGGTGAAATGGAGCGGTGTGGGCTGGCCAAGTTAAAAGGCGTGGAACCTGAAAGTAAGCGTGAACTGTGA
- a CDS encoding Glycosyl transferase, whose protein sequence is MKVTVVTVCYNAAATIADTLASVTTQSHPDIECIVIDGASTDDTLKIVERYDYGLAHLRSEPDCGVYDAMNKGLTLASGDVIGFLNADDMYAGPEVLSRVAAIMEEGCLDAVVGDVEFFKHNDPAGTVRRYRSSQFRPDRIAYGWMPAHPALFLHRRVYERYGHFRSDYRIAGDFEYCARIFHANTLAYRSLSETLVRMRMGGISTRGWRNTALLNREVLRACRENGIDTNIFKIFSKYPAKILEFFAK, encoded by the coding sequence ATGAAAGTTACAGTGGTGACAGTGTGCTATAACGCTGCCGCTACTATTGCCGATACCCTTGCATCGGTCACAACGCAGAGCCATCCTGATATCGAGTGCATAGTGATTGACGGAGCCTCCACGGACGATACCCTCAAGATCGTCGAACGCTATGATTACGGACTTGCCCATCTGCGTTCAGAGCCGGACTGCGGTGTGTACGATGCAATGAACAAGGGTTTGACGCTTGCTTCCGGAGACGTGATCGGTTTCCTCAATGCTGATGATATGTATGCTGGCCCAGAGGTTCTCTCGCGAGTGGCCGCTATCATGGAAGAGGGGTGTCTGGACGCGGTAGTGGGTGATGTGGAATTTTTTAAACACAATGATCCAGCTGGGACTGTGCGTCGGTACCGTTCATCTCAATTCCGCCCAGATCGGATCGCCTATGGTTGGATGCCGGCGCACCCGGCATTGTTTCTTCACCGTCGCGTGTACGAGCGCTACGGGCATTTTCGCAGCGATTATCGTATTGCTGGAGATTTCGAGTATTGTGCCCGTATCTTCCATGCCAATACCCTGGCCTACCGGAGTCTTTCCGAAACGCTGGTGCGCATGCGCATGGGCGGCATCAGCACTCGTGGCTGGCGCAATACCGCATTGCTCAATAGAGAAGTGTTGCGCGCGTGCCGTGAGAACGGGATCGATACGAACATATTCAAGATCTTCTCTAAATATCCTGCCAAGATACTGGAGTTTTTTGCCAAGTGA
- a CDS encoding hypothetical protein (conserved protein of unknown function), whose protein sequence is MRVAFNLIESARWTGGYNYLINLFRAIRNYEADHISPILFCGKDADECDVRAFLEAGDIEVVRSSVFDAHKKTSNILHAYLFGVDSHALQVFRRHQVDVVFENATFYGRRFPIPTIAWLPDFQHRHLRHQFGLRAYWQREFGYRAQVASGRVIMLSSEDARKDCERFYRRAKGRTAVVQFAAFISSDLIDAFPEKVVQEYGLPSQFFYLPNQFWKHKNHLVVIEALGLLKRLGVDVVVAVTGNPLDPRHPEYIGQLHARIESLGLRHNFRVMGLVPRRHVIALMQTCTALINPSFCEGWSSTVEEARILGVPMLLSDIAVHREQMENGATYFKADDVEGLAAKMRDIASAVSLISSTRKPDASSYERVRRFARDFSVVVDQAIAGPLLKDVA, encoded by the coding sequence ATGCGCGTTGCCTTCAACTTGATTGAGAGTGCGAGGTGGACGGGTGGTTATAACTATCTGATTAATCTTTTTAGGGCGATCAGAAATTACGAGGCGGATCATATTAGTCCGATATTGTTTTGCGGCAAAGACGCAGACGAATGCGATGTGCGCGCCTTTCTTGAGGCTGGTGATATAGAAGTTGTTCGTTCGTCCGTATTTGATGCGCACAAGAAGACGTCAAATATTCTGCACGCCTATCTGTTTGGAGTGGATTCCCATGCACTTCAAGTGTTTCGCCGGCATCAGGTCGATGTGGTGTTTGAAAACGCGACGTTTTATGGGCGGCGTTTCCCGATTCCAACCATCGCCTGGTTGCCGGATTTTCAGCACCGTCATTTGCGGCATCAGTTCGGCCTTCGTGCCTATTGGCAACGCGAATTTGGCTATCGCGCACAAGTAGCATCCGGCAGGGTCATTATGTTGAGCAGCGAAGACGCACGCAAGGACTGTGAGCGTTTTTATCGGAGAGCCAAAGGCAGAACGGCTGTCGTGCAGTTTGCCGCGTTCATTTCGTCCGATCTGATCGACGCGTTCCCCGAGAAGGTCGTGCAAGAATACGGGTTGCCTTCTCAGTTTTTCTATCTGCCCAACCAATTCTGGAAGCATAAGAATCATCTGGTGGTCATTGAGGCGCTTGGCTTGTTGAAGCGACTGGGGGTAGACGTGGTTGTTGCGGTGACCGGCAATCCCCTGGACCCTCGTCATCCAGAGTATATCGGACAGCTGCATGCGCGTATCGAATCGTTGGGACTGCGACACAATTTCCGCGTCATGGGCCTCGTGCCAAGGCGGCATGTCATTGCCTTGATGCAAACCTGCACGGCCCTCATTAATCCATCGTTTTGTGAGGGGTGGAGCAGCACCGTCGAAGAAGCGCGTATACTAGGGGTTCCTATGCTGCTCTCGGATATTGCCGTGCATCGTGAGCAAATGGAAAATGGTGCAACGTATTTTAAAGCCGATGATGTAGAAGGATTGGCCGCGAAAATGCGGGACATTGCATCGGCCGTCTCTCTTATCTCGTCAACTCGAAAGCCGGACGCATCGAGTTACGAGAGAGTGCGCCGTTTTGCGCGAGACTTTTCCGTAGTGGTTGATCAGGCAATTGCGGGACCTTTATTGAAGGATGTGGCATGA